attactttttatagtaaaattattattttttattataaatatcggtaggattgacccgtctcacataaagatttatgagaccgtctcacaagatacatactcatgattttattattaatcaAAAGCTAAGGTAAAATTCTTTACCCATGTGttacaaatattatttatagtATAGAAATCAAAATTGGTTTTGTCGTTGCCTAGCGTCATTTCCAAGAAAGCGAGAGAGTTTAAATTTACATAAAACAAATAGGAGGGCATCCAAGACAGGTGAGATGTATTTTGGGACGTGAATTGCATTTTTCatctaaaattaatttaaaactcgatattttataacttttattaaaaaatataatttttaatagctGTTTGACTTGGGATTTTTGGACGAAAAATAGATTGAACGAGTTAATTGGGTAGAAGAGATTATTCTATGttatatttacaatatttttttccttaacaTGATCAAATGTTAGATTTTGGATCATTAATGTATATGTCAACTTTCATAAAAATGTGAGAAAATCATATGATCTAATATTATTAGAATAGAAAGAGAAGCACTCTCGATATAATATAGATTAATCCATAATTTCAGTGACGgctgataatttattttatttaagtgattTTCACTTTTTCATGAAgagttgtgttttttttttccaaagtgATGAAGATATAAGAATATTGTCAAAACAAAAACTCAAGACATTAAACAATAGTTTAATAGTATGTTTTTTGTCAGATaatttcacgaatttttatctgtgagatgtgtCAAacttgtttatatttataataataaataatacttttgacataaaaaataaatttttttacaaatgaCCTAAATAAAAAACTCAACTTATAAAATTGATATGGTAAAGTgtctcataaaaatatttatactaatttaaatatataattcttaAATTTCGCGGATGAAAGAGCCAAGATTCACTATGAGCCTTGTTTGAGTGAGGTGGCCTTTGTTTGtcctataaaaaaataaattcttaaaaagagaaaaagaaaatataaaacctCCATCTTCAACTcaaaactctattttaaaatagtgcagtttctgcatcaaatacaatattcatCTTCAACACatctacttcaaatcttactcttttatttgatttgtttaattttttttcttattagttattaaatgtttatttttaaaatttagtgatataattataattatattttatatttgatataattaatatttagtgATAAACTCATGTGTCATGTTTATCTTAACGTTTCGCAAAATCCTATCATTGGTATGAACCAATCCAAAGAATTCGCATTTAAATTATCTGAATTCGAATTTGTATTTAGTTTGTTTATCttttattgtatttgcatttaaattatctgaattcgaattcgtatttttattttaactcTGTGGttgaatgtttaaatattattcaataaatttatgtgttagatatttaattataaaattattttaaaatctatttataattttttataattaaatattttaatttttatgattaaatatctaattattacaataatataataaatattatacaattatttaaatatatctaattattaaaataatataacaatatgtcatattattatatcaatattatttataatttttaatataaatattaataaattttttgtttttaaaaaaaaaataggctTCCCAGCGCCAAATCCGGATCATGGGGAAAGGGAGCTGTCCTATTTGATGTTGGAGAAGACCCTTGCTAGGGATAACAATAGGTAGGGTATGagtcggatttcatacatccatccacatacccatttattaaattcattccCATACCCATCTCCATACtcatcgggtattgaatttcatcttcatccccatacccatcggattatcggatacccataccatatccaaatacccaattatcatatacaattgaattttttcaaatttaaattgcttcaatgaagttatgaatatttaaaaaattatttaaatgaacaataagaaaaattattcacgctttataataagtgtgtgtgtataatgaagttttatatattttcttctcttttaatatacaaagcatcgttttctttaattttcaaatttatgattatatgtattaaaaactccgaaaatcggtgaattgactgatgaatctttaatataaataaatataattactatatatatacatatatacatacatatatatatttatatatattaatttaaacgggtattcgggtcgggtgtgggtcagattatatcaaacccgcctccatacccgaacccgaaaatcctcatacccgattacccaagtatttaatcgggtctaaaaatccctccataccctcttctattcgggtcgggtatcggatcctcTAACGGATTCGGAGGAAATTGTCATCCATAACCCTTTCTCGCAGGTTGGAGGTGCCCTAATGAGTAATGAGtgcacccccccccccccctcacATGAACATAGCCCACGAATGCAATTCctcgtttttattttttattttttattttgtcaatAGAGAATATCAAATAGTCTTGCCTTGCAATTTTGAGTAACATGATGAAATATACCAACACTATATAGATATAGTGTATACATATATAGTGTATTTGGCAATTTGCTATGAGACAAAGTACTCTTGGAGACTCAATGTGCCTAAACAATAAATATTCGTTGTGTGCTGTTACACTTCCTCTTTCTATTCTTTTAGACCATTTTCATTCGATCAttgttatcataaaaaataatttattttatttctatatctcaccattttcaaaattttcattttcgcATAAGTCCCGAATTATCTTTAAGAACAATTCAATCCTTCTTTAAATGTATGTTATAGTAGAAATAGTAGGTAATTATTATCAGAGTCAGGAAAATAGTTAGACAAAGGAAGTaacaaaacaaattaaaaagcAGTTTAGTGGGTCATGCTGCAATAGTGTGAGGTTATGCTAGAGATGGAGTAACATTTCTCGTTTGTTTTAACACTAACATGCCGAATTGATCATATTGAcgaatttcatatatttttattttgaattcaaATGATCAATAGAAcgcatcatatcaaaacgtCCCGGGGTTTAGCATTGAGCGACCCTCTGCTGCAATACTTGAAAAACAAGGAACACATAAAAGTCCGAAGCAACCAACACCTCTCCAACTTCAGAGCACAACTCGATGGGCACGTGGATTAATGAACTTTTAGGGGTAAGGTGACAGCTTGCCTGCTGGTATTGACGAGGATCTTTCGCATAAATAGCCATATGCTATACACATAAACATATgcattattttctattttctctAAAAGCAACAGCTTCTAAAAGAACGGTACACATTCGGAAACCCAAAACTATCTTTTCTACTGACAtctgtgtgttttttttaatgaaattacttccattaaataagataaaaataGAGCATAAACACAAGTACATTGGGCATTCACAGGTAAAATCCAACAAACAACGTCAAATCTAAACTAACCTATTGCAACACATCTAATACATTAACCACAAAGTCATAGTCTAACTTGTCTAATTACTATATATCTATTACATTAATCGCATTTGGGATACACCGAAATACGAGAatcttgattttatttattatagcCACAACATCTGGTTTTTCACTTTCGAACATTGCTCTGTTACTAACATCCGTGTTTTTTCACAAGAGGTAAGAggtaaaaagatttttttaaaaaaagggttATTTGCATTATAACATGCCAAAGAACATGTCAAAGAGGCGAGTGTCAAATATATGATGTAAAGGGGAGGTGAATacaaattaactaaaaaaatgtGCTTAAGAATTATGAATTGGGCAATTAACGGCTTATATGgaataataatgttttttaaataattaagtggtaaaaaaattatcaaacagATTTGttgaatttagaaaaaaaaaagggaataaAAGATGAAGAAAAGGGCCGTACAAACAGAGTACCCTTGAATGCTAGTGTTTGTAATCACGGAACAGCTGAAACCAGAGTTAATAAACAATCTTAATTAAAGGAAATAAATTTTTAGAATTGGAATTATCATCAGATACCGGAAGTTCGATAGATAGAATGGCTGCCTATAGTTTACTCAGGCTGGAATAAATCATTGATCATCCAATAATGCAATGATATCCGACACCGTACTCGTGTAATATTCGGGCCAAATATAATTTGATGGGTCTTCAAGGGTTGCCATATTTGTCACGCCTGCAAAATCAAGTCACAAATGATAAGCAGCAGCAGcaaaataataatcttttcaTAAAGATATTAGATAGATTTCAATTCAACCTGAAAGGACAAGTAGAGTTCTACAACCAGCATTCtgtccaaataaaatatcagtGTCGAGTCTGTCCCCAACCATACACATTCTTGAAGTAGGGATGTTAAATCTGCGCCACAAGATTAAGATGTTAAGGTCTTTAAGCGCTCTGAGTTGCATATACCTACCTACTAGTGCTAAACTCTTGAAAGTGATGATAAATAACCGATTGAGTGGTAAAGCATTTGTCTACATCAAATTTCGGATTTAAGCTTTACAGGATATTTCACTTAGAAAACTAATCCACTCAATTAAAAATCTCTTAAAGTCAAGTACCACACCACAATTTCGATGCGAGACTTGCAACATGAAGCACTTTGTGAGATGAAGATGCCCGCTTCAGCTTATAGTGGACAATGCCAACTTTTTTGTCGCATGCATCTTAATCAAAACCATATACTGGCATTTCAAAATTATCATTATTGTCCACATGATAGCTTTTCCAAATTACCCCCGCCCCCTCCATGGGTGAGTTGGTCTTTGATAAGAGTGTCAATGTTATTAGCACTCAGGGTTAATAGACGAGTTTAACCCAAGAGACTGGTTTCTTATGTGGGCAAGGGCCTAAAAACTTAAATATTACTCAAAAATCTCCATATTGGTGTAGGCCTGGACTCGTGATTTGAAAATAGACTTACTTCTGAAGTAAAAAGTCCATCATAAAGGTTGATGGTTTTCCGACAACAATAGGCTCTCTTTGTGTCGCGCCACATACTGCAGCAACCATGCATCCCGCACCTAAACTCGAGAAAATGTTAACTTCTAAAGTCTCTTATTGATGGTGAGGttaattgaaaagaaaaaacttACCAGGCCATTCTTGCAGATCAGTAAGATGGCCAACTGCATCTCGATTTGTAGCAATAAATAGACACCCTGGATTCTCGCGTATGCAAAGAGTTCCATATCTTTAGATGAGTAAAATTAGATGCTTCAGATAAATTGACTGATCAAGCCCTAAAATGGCTCCACAATACAAAAGCGTGGATAAATTGACTGAGTAAGCCCCATCGTGGCTATACAGTAGAAAAGCAAACTTTGGCTAGACTTATATTGTATGGTGTGATTATAAGTTATATTATTGTAGCATACTGACGATATCTGCAGATAATTTAATCAAGGTAAAAAAACACCAAGGAAAGTGAGACTTACTGTAGCTTGTAATAATTTATATACTGGTCAAGTCCAACCACCACAGCTCCTACCTGGAATTGGAACTAGCAATTTTGAATCACAGAACAGCATGGGAAGAGAATTCTGggtaagttattaaattttacaCTTTTGTCGTGGTCAAACAGAAAGTTTGGTCTCAACTGGACAGCCTTCTTCCCATCTTCCTGCAAAATGTTAAGCTAGTTATTCTTCTAAATTCAATATAAGTAGAATAATATTCAGTTGACTCAAAGAAAATTAAATGTTGATGgttataaatgaaataagatAAAAAGAAGAATTTTAAGATAGAAACAAAAGGACGTTTACAGGGCCACCAAGACTGGTAAATCCAGCAAGCTCTAGTTCGTCAGATATGCCTTCTTCACCAATTACATAAACCTGCAAAACCCAATGCAACAATATGAGGCCCTGATAACAATAACATGAAGCAAAAGGAATTTGGAGCTAGTATTAAGATTTTTTTCCAAGTATAGCATAAAATATCCAAGAGAACAAGTTCCTACGCAGCAGTTATGTTCTTTCTCTTAAAGCCTTTCTGCTACCTCTATCTAAAAGCAGATCGTACGACTTATTTTGATCAGTCCCTTTCATTTGAAGATGTATAACTAACGAGAGGATTTATAAATCAGTGCAGAAGATTGCATGTTATATAAGATGATACTCGTGTTAGTTGGGGATaaaatgattttgattttgattaacataaatctttgtCTTGAATCTTCATCATGCCAAATCTTCCTCATGCACCAGAAAATCTTGCTGCCTAAAGAATATGCAGCAAGACAGATAGCGAGTGAGATGAGACCAGACCTTCTTATCTTTAGGAAACGAATTGACCTTCAGGTACATGGCAGCAGCAAAAGATGAGGAAAATATCTCATCCTGAAACCAGTATGGGACTCAGTaaatatttacgaaaatacATACTGCATTTATAAGAAGACTGATCCATGTAACAAACCTCAGTAATGGAAATTCCAAGGGAATTGAACTTCTTTGCATATTGCCTTCTAGACTTGGTTGAATTGTTCGTCACAAACACTAGCTTCTTTCCCTGCAAGGTACATTTACGATAATGTCACAAAACTGAACTTAGAAAATGAGAATAAACAAGGAGTTAAGACGAGCAATAATATGTATCAAAGCCAGATACCAAAATAGGGGTTGACGtcgaaaataacatttttaactATATTAAACATTAGAACACATTTGCATGAGGCACTTGGTTTAAGGATCAAGCAAATGTATGTAGACATCACACATGCAAATGTATCGAGACATCACACATGATCATCCAAAACTGTGCTAGTAATATCATCATAGCGAGGAAGAACTGTTGATAGAGGTTGTAGCATCATAAAAGATTTGAAGATGAGTGACATGAGCCTCCTGCTTAATTGTCACGATAATGTATTGCCGAAAAACAAAATGCAACCAACGACACAgaaattggaagaaaaaaaaacaaaaaacaaaaaacaaacctGCGTTACAATCACCATTCACCACTAACAGAAATGCAGAACCAACACACAATTCAGCACATTACTTAAAAGGTGCACATGAATAGCATTATTTACAGCCAAAAGCAATTGATAAGAAGCGAAAGATTAAATAACCATTGATCTAAGAGTTTCTAGAGTTTCCGGAACGCCCTCGATTAAAGCATCTCCCTTCCATATCACACCTGAAATATCGAAATCGTGGGCTAAAGAAAAtcaatcataaatttgaaaaaaaaacacacaaattaATACACTCCCAGAGGCCAGAGCTCAGTTACTAATGAAATATCAATTATGTTCAATGGATAAGTTTTGAGAAATTGTGTATGCTACGTACGGACCATCGCAATCAAAGAGAAAAGCATCGACGGAATCGACGAGGTCTCTGGTATTCGAAGGCGATAGAATCTGACAGATCGTCTTCTCTTTCGCGATTGGTTTCGAGTTCTCTCCGTCCATCGCTGCCGCGGAGCAGTGGAGAAGGGGGAGCAGCACGTGAGGAAATAGACGTTAAGGTCAACAGTCGATTTCAAcgtctttcttttcttttcatttttttttctcatattgatttcttttgtgtaaataaaatatatatatatatatatatatatatataaaaaaaaaaaatatatatatatatatatatatatataagaaatcaaaagatatatatatatatatatcataaaagtttaattattaatttattttttcaatgttaCAAGttaaatagatatttttttaattatta
This genomic window from Primulina huaijiensis isolate GDHJ02 chromosome 7, ASM1229523v2, whole genome shotgun sequence contains:
- the LOC140980737 gene encoding phosphoglycolate phosphatase 2, translated to MDGENSKPIAKEKTICQILSPSNTRDLVDSVDAFLFDCDGVIWKGDALIEGVPETLETLRSMGKKLVFVTNNSTKSRRQYAKKFNSLGISITEDEIFSSSFAAAMYLKVNSFPKDKKVYVIGEEGISDELELAGFTSLGGPEDGKKAVQLRPNFLFDHDKSVGAVVVGLDQYINYYKLQYGTLCIRENPGCLFIATNRDAVGHLTDLQEWPGAGCMVAAVCGATQREPIVVGKPSTFMMDFLLQKFNIPTSRMCMVGDRLDTDILFGQNAGCRTLLVLSGVTNMATLEDPSNYIWPEYYTSTVSDIIALLDDQ